Proteins encoded within one genomic window of Canis lupus familiaris isolate Mischka breed German Shepherd chromosome 12, alternate assembly UU_Cfam_GSD_1.0, whole genome shotgun sequence:
- the SRSF3 gene encoding serine/arginine-rich splicing factor 3, translating into MHRDSCPLDCKVYVGNLGNNGNKTELERAFGYYGPLRSVWVARNPPGFAFVEFEDPRDAADAVRELDGRTLCGCRVRVELSNGEKRSRNRGPPPSWGRRPRDDYRRRSPPPRRRSPRRRSFSRSRSRSLSRDRRRERSLSRERNHKPSRSFSRSRSRSRSNERK; encoded by the exons ATGCATCGTGATTCCTGTCCATTGGACTGCAAGGTTTATGTAGGTAATCTTGGAAACAATGGTAACAAGACTGAATTGGAACGagcttttggctattatggaccaCTCCGAAGTGTGTGGGTTGCTAGAAACCCTCCCGGCTTTGCTTTTGTTGAATTTGAAGATCCCCGAGATGCAGCGGATGCTGTCCGAGAGCTAGATGGAAG aaCGCTGTGTGGCTGCCGAGTAAGAGTGGAACTCTCGAATGGTGAAAAGAGAAGTCGAAATCGTGGCCCACCTCCTTCTTGGGGTCGTCGCCCTCGAGATGATTATCGGAGAAGGAGTCCTCCACCTCGGCGCAG ATCTCCAAGACGGAGAAGCTTCTCCCGCAGCCGGAGCAG gTCCCTTTCTAGagataggaggagagagagatcacTGTCCCGGGAGAGAAATCACAAGCCGTCCCGATCCTTCTCTAGGTCTCGTAG ccgATCTAGGTCAAATGAAAGGAAGTAG